The Bombus vancouverensis nearcticus chromosome 17, iyBomVanc1_principal, whole genome shotgun sequence genome has a window encoding:
- the LOC117165168 gene encoding phospholipase B1, membrane-associated-like isoform X2 → MKKLYLYLVLELCVLTMSQRTALDKSILNYIYRGYRNWLTQSYGTRNEERVSKLRNKNKFQDEVSIDVSFPCSVTAGRSSKVPESVHHLRPGDIDVIAAMGDSLTIGAGVTSFTIAEANIEDRGIAGSIGGQGTWRQYLTLPNILKEFNPKLVGYSLGDAISTNPAAQLNVAEGGAMSNDITFMATYLVNKIKHDPKVDINKHWKLISLMIGSNDFCSNTCVTSPWTMLNDHKMDLINTLRILRDNLPRTFVALIPPPHLKELVAAHKGRESLRCYVSSIVGCPCLFALHFRNQRPEYYKIMERWQEIDEEVANYPEFHRNDFTVVILPTLEHAKLPLAEDGFFDLSYLNVDCFHWSQKLNAV, encoded by the exons ATGAAGAAGCTGTATCTGTACCTTGTATTGGAATTATGCGTGCTGACCATGTCGCAGAGAACTGCCTTGGATAAATCGATTCTCAATTACATCTATCGTGGATATCGTAATTGGTTAACGCAATCCTACG GTACAAGAAATGAGGAACGAGTGTCTAAATTacggaataaaaataaatttcaagatGAAGTTTCAATAGACGTCTCTTTTCCTTGCAGCGTAACAG CTGGCAGGTCTTCGAAAGTTCCCGAGTCGGTTCACCATTTAAGACCAGGAGACATAGATGTCATTGCTGCAATGGGCGATTCTTTGACAATCGGCGCCGGAGTTACTTCGTTTACTATAGCGGAAGCGAACATTGAAGATAGAGGCATAGCAGGCAGTATCGGCGGTCAAGGAACTTGGCGACAGTACCTGACTCTCCCCAATATTCTTAAA GAATTCAATCCTAAATTAGTAGGTTATTCACTTGGGGACGCTATAAGCACTAATCCAGCTGCGCAGTTAAACGTCGCTGAAGGCGGAGCTATGTCTAATGATATAACTTTCATGGCGACATATTTggtcaataaaataaaacatgacCCGAAAGTAGATATAAACAAACATTGGAAG TTGATTTCGTTGATGATTGGAAGTAATGATTTTTGCTCTAATACGTGTGTAACTTCTCCATGGACTATGTTAAATGATCACAAAATGGATTTAATTAATACTCTTAGAATATTAAGAGACAATTTACCAAGAACTTTTGTTGCTCTTATACCACCACCTCACTTAAAGGAACTGGTTGCTGCACACAAAGGAAGAGAGTCATTGCGGTGCTATGTGTCATCCATAGTTGGATGCCCATGTTTGTTTGCTTTACATTTTAGAAATCAAAGACcggaatattataaaataatggagag gTGGCAAGAGATTGACGAAGAAGTCGCTAATTATCCAGAATTTCATAGAAATGACTTCACCGTAGTAATTTTACCGACTCTGGAACATGCAAAATTACCTCTTGCCGAGGATGGATTTTTCGATTTGTCATATCTCAATGTTGATTGCTTTCATTGGAGTCAAAAATTAAATGCAGTAT AA
- the LOC117165168 gene encoding phospholipase B1, membrane-associated-like isoform X1, with translation MKKLYLYLVLELCVLTMSQRTALDKSILNYIYRGYRNWLTQSYGTRNEERVSKLRNKNKFQDEVSIDVSFPCSVTAGRSSKVPESVHHLRPGDIDVIAAMGDSLTIGAGVTSFTIAEANIEDRGIAGSIGGQGTWRQYLTLPNILKEFNPKLVGYSLGDAISTNPAAQLNVAEGGAMSNDITFMATYLVNKIKHDPKVDINKHWKLISLMIGSNDFCSNTCVTSPWTMLNDHKMDLINTLRILRDNLPRTFVALIPPPHLKELVAAHKGRESLRCYVSSIVGCPCLFALHFRNQRPEYYKIMERWQEIDEEVANYPEFHRNDFTVVILPTLEHAKLPLAEDGFFDLSYLNVDCFHWSQKLNAVYANNLWNNLLEPVGNKSRVLTPLFEKFLCPTSERPFLMTYENSQNNET, from the exons ATGAAGAAGCTGTATCTGTACCTTGTATTGGAATTATGCGTGCTGACCATGTCGCAGAGAACTGCCTTGGATAAATCGATTCTCAATTACATCTATCGTGGATATCGTAATTGGTTAACGCAATCCTACG GTACAAGAAATGAGGAACGAGTGTCTAAATTacggaataaaaataaatttcaagatGAAGTTTCAATAGACGTCTCTTTTCCTTGCAGCGTAACAG CTGGCAGGTCTTCGAAAGTTCCCGAGTCGGTTCACCATTTAAGACCAGGAGACATAGATGTCATTGCTGCAATGGGCGATTCTTTGACAATCGGCGCCGGAGTTACTTCGTTTACTATAGCGGAAGCGAACATTGAAGATAGAGGCATAGCAGGCAGTATCGGCGGTCAAGGAACTTGGCGACAGTACCTGACTCTCCCCAATATTCTTAAA GAATTCAATCCTAAATTAGTAGGTTATTCACTTGGGGACGCTATAAGCACTAATCCAGCTGCGCAGTTAAACGTCGCTGAAGGCGGAGCTATGTCTAATGATATAACTTTCATGGCGACATATTTggtcaataaaataaaacatgacCCGAAAGTAGATATAAACAAACATTGGAAG TTGATTTCGTTGATGATTGGAAGTAATGATTTTTGCTCTAATACGTGTGTAACTTCTCCATGGACTATGTTAAATGATCACAAAATGGATTTAATTAATACTCTTAGAATATTAAGAGACAATTTACCAAGAACTTTTGTTGCTCTTATACCACCACCTCACTTAAAGGAACTGGTTGCTGCACACAAAGGAAGAGAGTCATTGCGGTGCTATGTGTCATCCATAGTTGGATGCCCATGTTTGTTTGCTTTACATTTTAGAAATCAAAGACcggaatattataaaataatggagag gTGGCAAGAGATTGACGAAGAAGTCGCTAATTATCCAGAATTTCATAGAAATGACTTCACCGTAGTAATTTTACCGACTCTGGAACATGCAAAATTACCTCTTGCCGAGGATGGATTTTTCGATTTGTCATATCTCAATGTTGATTGCTTTCATTGGAGTCAAAAATTAAATGCAGTAT ATGCGAATAATTTGTGGAACAATTTGTTGGAACCAGTTGGTAACAAGAGTAGGGTTCTCACTccgttatttgaaaaatttctgtgTCCTACTTCGGAAAGACCGTTCTTGATGACGTATGAAAATTCACAGAACAACGAAACTTAA
- the LOC143303868 gene encoding phospholipase B1, membrane-associated-like: MKKLYLYLVLELCVLTMSQRTALDKSILNYIYRGYRNWLTQSYGTTNEDRMSQLRNKNNFQKEMPIHVPFPCNVTAGRSSKVPHSVHHLRPGDIDVIAAMGDSLTIGAGVTSIYMFEVNIENRGIVGSIGGQGTWRQYLTLPNILKEFNPKLIGYSLGDAISIDPAAQLNVAEGGAMSKDMTFMATYLINKIKDDPRIDINKHWKLISLMIGSNDFCINTCATSPWSMLNDHKIDLIHTLRILRDNLPRTFVALIPPPHLKELVAAHKGRESLRCYVSSMIECSCMFALQFRDQRPEYYELIERWQEIDEEVANYPEFHRNDFTVVILPTLEDAKIPVAEDGFTDLSYLNADCFHWSQKLHALYANNLWNNLLEPVGNKSGAFTSLFKKFLCPAPERPFLMTYKNSQNNET; the protein is encoded by the exons ATGAAGAAGCTGTATCTGTACCTTGTATTGGAATTATGCGTGCTGACCATGTCGCAGAGAACTGCCTTGGATAAATCGATTCTAAATTACATCTATCGTGGATATCGTAATTGGTTAACGCAATCCTACG GCACAACAAATGAGGATCGAATGTCTCAACTACGGAATAAAAATAACTTTCAAAAGGAAATGCCAATACACGTCCCTTTTCCTTGCAACGTTACAG CTGGCAGGTCTTCGAAAGTTCCCCATTCGGTTCACCATTTAAGACCAGGAGACATAGATGTCATTGCTGCAATGGGCGATTCTTTGACAATCGGCGCTGGAGTTACTTCGATTTATATGTTCGAGGTGAACATTGAAAATAGAGGCATAGTAGGCAGTATCGGTGGTCAAGGAACTTGGCGACAGTACCTGACTCTCCCTAATATTCTTAAA GAATTCAATCCTAAATTAATAGGTTATTCACTTGGAGACGCTATAAGTATTGATCCAGCTGCGCAGTTAAACGTCGCCGAAGGTGGAGCTATGTCTAAAGATATGACTTTCATGGCGACATATCtgatcaataaaataaaagatgacCCGAGGATAGATATCAACAAACATTGGAAA TTGATTTCGTTGATGATTGGAAGTAATGATTTTTGCATTAATACGTGTGCAACATCTCCATGGTCTATGTTAAATGATCACAAAATAGATTTAATTCATACTCTTAGAATATTAAGAGACAATTTACCAAGAACTTTTGTTGCTCTTATACCACCACCTCACTTAAAGGAACTGGTTGCTGCACACAAAGGAAGAGAGTCATTGCGGTGCTATGTGTCATCCATGATTGAATGCTCATGTATGTTTGCTTTACAATTTAGGGATCAAAGACCGGAATATTATGAATTAATTGAGAG GTGGCAAGAGATTGACGAAGAAGTCGCTAATTATCCAGAATTTCATAGAAATGACTTCACCGTAGTAATTTTACCGACTCTGGAAGATGCAAAAATACCTGTTGCCGAGGATGGATTTACCGACCTCTCATATCTTAACGCTGATTGCTTTCATTGGAGTCAAAAACTACATGCACTAT ATGCGAATAATCTGTGGAACAATTTGTTGGAACCAGTTGGTAACAAGAGTGGCGCTTTCACTTcgctatttaaaaaatttctgtGTCCTGCTCCGGAAAGACCGTTCTTGATGACGTATAAAAATTCACAGAACAACGAAACTTAA